Proteins encoded in a region of the Kwoniella botswanensis chromosome 2, complete sequence genome:
- a CDS encoding eukaryotic translation initiation factor 3 subunit B — MSEIEKIDGFTEEEQLDFEAELQEGYAEIEDKYAVDTQQGFENVLVMDNIPIVDDSKKQKLVDRLRQLFAKAGAPIEEENISMPWDDKAATNKGFIFLTYPDAQQAENALRALDGASFGKSTLYVNRFGDIERYANLPVGEGELPTGWREKPYVEKDHLRSWLGDSAGRDQYLTFRDQDVSIWWNGRNGNAEPVKVDGKPLKNNKWGELYLQWSPLGTYLSSLHRVGVALWSGPKLDGPIGVNVLRFTHPGVRLIQFSPCENYLVTWSEEPLDNFENHPNAALRETFGPEDEGNQFVIWDIKSQRVLRTFPADKPIQGEDGPQQVAWPSFKWSPDDAYIAKCNVGTGIAVYELPGMGLLDKKSIKIEGVQNFEWCPMSEKDFAARKAGKGKECSFVYWTPEAQNQPARVSIMSIPSRNILRAKNLFNVTDCKFYWQNQGDYLCVKVDRHARKAKSKKATFCNLELFRVREKDYPVEVIEFKDYVPQFAWEPQGSRFAIVSSNDPNYGQGIPGVVVKYNIDFYQLDQKKGDFIPIKHLDSKIANTLVWSPRGRHIVLATIGSSQKFDVEFWDLDFVVDERRETSEPGANVTMLASGEHYGITDIAWDPSGRYLTTHASAWRSSPEPGFCIWDFKGQQLVHQPMDKFKQFLWRPRPPTLLSKDQIKKVRKELKEYSRTFDEEDAAEENRGSAEKLAQRQRDISEWNAWRARNNKKLDERRAQLGKEKKVVVNQDHKDDEKVEEIVEELIDETEEVVVG; from the exons ATGTcagagatagagaagatagaCGGATtcaccgaagaagaacagCTCGACTTTGAAGCTGAGCTCCAAGAGGGTTACGCCGAGATCGAAGACAA ATATGCTGTCGATACTCAACAAGGTTTCGAAAATGTGCTCGTTATGGATAACATCCCTATCGTGGATGATAGCAAGAAACAAAAGCTGGTTGATAGATTGAGACAACTATTCGCCAAAGCTGGTGCACctattgaagaagagaacatTAGCATGCCATGGGATGATAAAGCTGCTACCAACAAGGG attcatcttcctcacctaCCCTGATGCTCAACAAGCTGAGAACGCTCTCCGGGCTCTTGACGGCGCTTCGTTCGGTAAAAGCACCCTCTATGTCAACCGATTTGGAGATATCGAGAGGTACGCCAACCTCCCTGTAGGAGAGGGTGAACTTCCTACTGGATGGAGAGAGAAACCTTACgtggagaag GACCACCTTCGAAGCTGGTTAGGAGATAGTGCTGGTCGAGATCAATACCTCACTttcagagatcaagatgtcagCATCTGGTGGAATGGTAGAAACGGTAACGCCGAGCCAGTCAAGGTTGACGGCAAACCGCTCAAGAACAAC AAATGGGGAGAACTTTACCTCCAATGGTCCCCTCTTGGTACCTACCTCTCCTCCCTTCACCGAGTCGGTGTTGCTCTCTGGTCTGGACCCAAGCTTGATGGACCTATCGGAGTCAACGTCCTTAGATTCACCCACCCTGGTGTCCGACTTATCCAGTTCTCTCCATGTGAAAATTATCTCGTCACTTGGTCTGAAGAACCTTTGGACAACTTTGAGAACCACCCCAATGCAGCTTTGAGAGAGACTTTCGGTCCTGAAGACGAAGGAAACCAATTCGTCATTTGGGATATCAAATCTCAACGAGTTCTTCGAACTTTCCCTGCCGATAAACCTAtccaaggtgaagatggtccTCAACAAGTTGCTTGGCCATCGTTCAAATGGTCTCCCGATGATGCCTACATCGCCAAGTGTAACGTCGGAACCGGTATCGCCGTTTACGAACTTCCTGGTATGGGCTTGTTAGATAAGAAATCCATCAAGATTGAGGGTGTTCAAAACTTCGAATGGTGCCCTATGAGCGAGAAAGATTTTGCCGCTAGAAAGGCCGGTAAAGGCAAAGAATGCAGCTTCGTCTATTGGACTCCTGAAGCTCAGAACCAACCTGCAAGAGTCAGCATCATGTCTATTCCCAGCAGAAACATCCTCAGAGCCAAGAACCTTTTCAACGTGACCGAC TGTAAATTTTACTGGCAAAACCAAGGTGATTACCTCTGTGTCAAGGTCGACCGACATGCCCGAAAAGCCAAATCGAAGAAAGCCACTTTCTGCAATTTGGAACTGTTCAGAGTTCGAGAGAAGGACTACCCCGTTGAAGTAATTGAGTTCAAAG ACTACGTACCTCAATTCGCCTGGGAACCTCAAGGAAGTCGATTTGCCATCGTCTCATCCAACGATCCCAACTATGGACAGGGTATACCCGGAGTAGTGGTAAAATACAATATCGATTTctatcaacttgatcaaaaGAAGGGCGATTTCATCCCTATCAAGCACCTTGATTCTAAGATTGCCAACACACTCGTATGGTCCCCTCGAGGTAGACATATCGTCTTGGCTACAATCGGCTCTTCTCAGAAATTCGATGTTGAGTTTTGGGACTTGGACTTTGTCGTTGATGAGCGACGGGAGACTTCTGAACCTGGTGCAAACGTTACGATGCTTGCTTCTGGTGAACATTACGGTATAACCGATATTGCCTGGGATCCAAGTGGAAGGTATCTCACTACTCATGCGTCAGCTTGGAGATCTAGT CCCGAACCTGGATTCTGTATCTGGGATTTCAAAGGACAACAATTAGTTCATCAACCAATGGATAAATTCAAGCAATTCCTCTGGAGACCTCGACCACCTACTTTACTCTCCAAAGACCAAATTAAGAAAGTCCGAAAGGAGCTCAAGGAGTACTCTAGGACGTTCGACGAGGAGGATGCCGCCGAGGAGAACAGAGGATCAGCCGAGAAGTTGGCTCAAAGACAAAGAGATATCTCAGAATGGAATGCCTGGAGAGCTAGGAACAACAAGAAGTTGGATGAGAGAAGAGCTCAATTgggtaaagagaagaaagtggtTGTCAACCAAGATcataaagatgatgaaaaagTGGAAGAGATTGTAGaagaattgattgatgagaCCGAGGAAGTTGTTGTCGGTTAA